In the genome of Phacochoerus africanus isolate WHEZ1 chromosome 10, ROS_Pafr_v1, whole genome shotgun sequence, one region contains:
- the LOC125137319 gene encoding collagen alpha-1(I) chain-like: MPQAHLSCPGPLTHTWCTTFLFASSFEPLCGRMSLRTRTRRLLHLQPTSGLAQLLNTVFRFHNRGLDIWNQNQADPHTEGKHPSQPCWPRDLDMCHASNSTLHRRQLATPPQTSMDPRSKISTLALLLHKGESQTHRASSCTSCPPPCNLSKGSPAHVAPPAWVRRLVQLGPPVLAGPKVQARRPDQGAPPAQVGPPAQVRTSAQEGPAAQMGPVALVMPPAQVGPTAHVGTFPQAGATAQVGPPAQTGVPSLAGPMAPIGTAAQVMGPLDQATTPADARLPAQEGPAYQVGPPLQSSPPAQICPSPQARLPTQVGTPAQSGPPAQVGPTPQVWPPAQAGTPGPARIPAQAEATCQARPTAQTGTPAQAGTSEQPGPPPLAAPPTQAEPTAQAGPTTCMRPSAQVETQAKARPPGQEGPPAQAGQTAHMRPLAQAMPPEQTAPTAQAGTPAMTETLWSQLGFGNIESLLLLLTRCALVLLFSFWTFISCREIKDYREFQQEQLAELGKGLKMMGKALGELEKTLNTEREHKKHLSKELSELKAELRISEKETERWKKLFFLLSRAQHLLKAFPEDAKGHCAQVEQGP; encoded by the coding sequence ATGCCCCAGGCCCACTTGTCCTGCCCCGGGCCTCTCACCCACACTTGGTGTACCACATTCCTGTTCGCATCCAGCTTTGAGCCCCTTTGCGGGCGGATGAGCCTACGCACCCGCACCCGGCGCCTCCTCCACCTTCAGCCCACCTCAGGCCTGGCCCAGCTCCTCAACACTGTGTTCAGGTTCCACAACAGGGGCTTGGACATCTGGAACCAGAACCAAGCAGACCCCCACACGGAGGGGAAGCACCCCTCCCAGCCCTGTTGGCCAAGAGACCTGGACATGTGCCATGCCTCCAACTCCACACTGCACAGAAGGCAGCTGGCCACCCCTCCTCAGACATCCATGGACCCCAGATCCAAGATCTCCACCTTGGCCCTCCTGCTACACAAAGGAGAGTCACAGACTCACAGGGCGAGTTCCTGTACCTCCTGCCCACCTCCATGCAACCTCTCAAAGGGCTCTCCAGCCCATGTGGCACCACCAGCCTGGGTGAGGCGACTGGTCCAGTTAGGGCCACCAGTCCTGGCAGGGCCAAAAGTCCAGGCAAGGCGACCAGACCAGGGAGCCCCACCAGCCCAGGTGGGACCACCAGCCCAGGTGAGGACATCAGCCCAGGAAGGACCAGCAGCCCAGATGGGACCAGTGGCCCTGGTGATGCCGCCAGCACAGGTGGGACCAACAGCCCATGTGGGGACGTTTCCCCAGGCAGGAGCAACGGCCCAAGTGGGGCCGCCAGCCCAGACTGGGGTACCAAGCCTTGCTGGACCAATGGCCCCAATAGGGACAGCAGCCCAGGTGATGGGGCCACTAGACCAGGCCACGACTCCAGCTGATGCCAGGCTACCAGCCCAGGAAGGCCCAGCATACCAGGTGGGGCCACCACTCCAGTCAAGTCCACCAGCCCAGATATGTCCATCACCTCAGGCGAGGCTACCAACCCAGGTGGGGACACCAGCCCAGTCAGGTCCACCAGCCCAGGTGGGGCCAACACCCCAGGTGTGGCCACCAGCCCAGGCAGGGACACCAGGACCAGCAAGGATACCAGCCCAGGCGGAAGCAACATGCCAGGCCAGGCCGACAGCCCAGACGGGAACACCAGCCCAGGCAGGGACATCAGAACAGCCAGGGCCACCACCCCTGGCAGCGCCACCAACCCAGGCAGAACCAACAGCCCAAGCGGGACCAACAACTTGCATGAGGCCATCAGCCCAGGTGGAGACACAAGCCAAGGCAAGGCCACCAGGCCAGGAAGGGCCACCAGCCCAGGCAGGACAAACAGCCCATATGAGGCCACTGGCCCAGGCAATGCCACCAGAACAGACTGCACCAACAGCCCAGGCAGGGACACCAGCCATGACAGAAACCCTGTGGTCACAGCTAGGCTTTGGAAACATTGAGAGTTTGCTCCTTCTGTTGACTCGCTGTGCTCTGGTGctgctcttttccttctggacaTTTATCTCATGCAGAGAGATAAAGGACTACCGTGAGTTCCAACAAGAGCAGTTGGCAGAGCTGGGGAAAGGATTGAAGATGATGGGTAAAGCCCTGGGAGAACTTGAGAAGACACTAAATACagaaagagaacataaaaaaCATCTTTCCAAGGAGCTGTCTGAGCTAAAGGCAGAGCTCAGAATTTctgaaaaggaaacagagagatgGAAAAAGCTGTTTTTTCTATTGTCCCGGGCACAACACCTTTTAAAGGCCTTCCCAGAAGATGCAAAGGGGCACTGTGCGCAGGTGGAGCAGGGCCCTTAG